Within Oreochromis niloticus isolate F11D_XX linkage group LG2, O_niloticus_UMD_NMBU, whole genome shotgun sequence, the genomic segment AGCCTGAGTGAAAGCATTTCCATCCCTTTAGGACTACAGTGCATTCATCTTCTTGCTTACTTACAAAAAGATAATGGACAACAGGCACTAGATCTCAATGTAATAGAGCACTTTTGGGGTATGGTGGAAGGGATATTTGTGTCATGAATGTGCAGTCAACAACTCTGCCACTTTGGTGATGCTGCCATGTAAATAGGGACCAAAGTCTCTGACGATGATTTATACCACCTTGTTGAATTTATGGTAtcaagaattaaggcagttttgAAGAGAAACTTTTGCCCAACACAATATTATCAAGGATAGTGTGTTTGGTGGGTGTATATCAGTGGCATACTAACCATGAGACAAAGAGAAATGTCTGTAGACTTATGACATAATTGTATTAAGACAAAGATCAGGGAAAGGATTCAGGAAAATATTTTCTCCTCCTAAAGTGACCAAGAGCATGGTAACCTCTGTTATTCTTAAATGGAAAAATTAAATGTGCTGCACTGCCTTAACCAGGATTTATCCTAATGtatctgtggaaaaaaataaaaataaaacaaaaattgtcTTTGCACCCATTCTTCTCATCCAACCCTATCTGGGTTGGATTCTGTCAAGAATGAtagaaaattacaaaataatatgTTGTCAATATTGTAGGACCATAACCCTACAAGACAAGATGATTGAACAAAATATTAAGTAGATGGTTCTGAACACTTATGTAACAATATTATCATATTGCAGAACAATAGAAAAAATAGATAccaagcattttaaaaaacattttttttgtctcactGTGGAGCACATCTGTAcatattaaagagaaaaaaatcattttgagATAAACTGCAATATAACAAAGGTTGGAATGCTTtctgaatgtatttaaaaattaaCTGGGTTAGCGACCAAAGCCAAACTAGACTTTTGCTATTCTATTAAACAGAATTATTTTACTTAGCAATTTATGCCAGTTAAActgttttgaattatttttggacttttagttattttaaaaaagtcgAGCTATGGAGAAACAAGCGTCCATGGTAGGCCATTTAAAAAGACCCGGGGAAGCCCctccccaaaaaaacaaaaaaacaaaacaaatcaaaaacgAGTATGTTAGGTCTGTACAGGTGTACACCGATGAAAGaagtaaaatatataatttctgCAGTAACGGATTTACACAAAATCCGAAACTACACTTTGTAAGTAAACTTGAGGGCTATTTGAATTTGTTGTGAGAAGAAGACGCTCGCGATATCCGGAACTGCGTCATGGGGTCTGGATTCCTATTGGCCACGGGCAGATAAATCTACGCATGACGTTATTTTGAAATTTCAGCGGCGGAGCGTTGCTTGTCAGTGAGAGCTGCACTGCAGCCTTTGCGACACTTCTAGAAATTCAAAGTTGGTCACATACAGTAGGAAACAATGTCTTTTTCACGAGCTCCTTTGAAGAGATTCAACGAACACGTTGGTAAGAAAAAGCTAACGGCTGTAGCATGCTGCCAATTTCAACCACCTAACGTTAAATAGCTTATGTTAGCTGGCGTACGTAACTAAAGCTAAGCAAGCGTTAAGGCACATTTGGTTAGCTGGCTTTCTTGTTTAACgtatataaattaataaaacataGCCACGGGTGGTTATTTGTTTACATAACAAAGGCCTGATGGTGTTCATGATACCGCTGTTGATTGTGGTGATCGACATTACAGCTAACGTCTTCTTGTTGTTCGAAGGTTGCGCCCCTCCTCCGGGGTCCTATGAGATTAAAACTGGGGACCTGAAAGGAGCGGCATCCTTTGACAAATCTGATCGATTCAAACCTCCTAAAGCGGGTGAGTGGCTCTGCTACATATAATGCTACAGGAAATGGTGTAACTGGTAACACAACGTTAGtaccactgtttttcttttgtgtcttcAGCTGATGGAGCTGCAATGCCGCCGCCACCACCATCGCCTTCCAGAAATACCTTAGTTTCTCCTGTCCGCAGGACTCTGTCGCTTGATGTCCTTGTGAGTTTAATGTTATTGTTAACGCCACTCTGCAGAGCCTGCTGATCATAGAGCTGCTTGAGATATACAACATTTCTTTCCTTTGTCTTTCCCTTGTCAAAAACTAGCCTGAAGGGTCAAGTGCAAAGAAGGATAGGAATGGCATGACTGCGGAGAGAAAGCAGCAGAAACTACTGGAGAAGGAGGTACACCTCAAAGATTGATAGTCCTCTGTAATCAGCAGCTTGTGTCCTTAGTTATTACTGTGGAACTGGTGCACCAGTAAGTGTTCAAGCTGCTGTTCATCCTGTTGGCGCCTGTACCAGAAAGATAGTTTGAGTTTTGATTCTTCCCAGATCCGGTCCTTGGTGCAACAGCGTGGGGAGCAGGATCGTCGACTACTCTCCCTGGAAGAAGAGCTAAAGAAGGTAGAAGCCAAGCTGTTGGCTGCAATCAGGGAAAGGACCGGGCTCACTGCCAGTGTTACCACACTTGAGAGACAGCGAGCTGAACTCAAGAAAGTCAACGAGTTCCTAAAAAACAAGGTGTGACGATATCTAGGCTTTACTGTATTTAGAAATACCGTCATGAATGTGTTTGGACTTGAATGCtgggtgttttatttatttatttatttattttcaaggtGTCTGCTGATACAACAAAAAAGAGAATCAATTCCCTTACCATGGAGCTGATGGAAGCTAGGAACACTTTGGATGTTAAAAACCAGGTATGATTCATTCAGTTTGTTAAATCCTATCTTAATATTAACCCATGTGcaataataaatgtattattttaaactgaaggaaactgtacttaTCCTTAATGTTTGTGTCCATCTGTGTGTCTTCAGGAATTTAGTGTACTTCAGATTAACACTGAAGGCCAAATAAAAGTTTTAGAAACTGACCTACAAGCTGCAAGGGCTACACTCGCAGCTTTAAAGGACAGGAATAAAGACTTGGGTAAGATTTATGACTATATATCTATCTGTTACATATGTAGAATGTGTAGGTGAACTAACTAGGGATGTTACCTTTCTCTAGAGGACCTCCATCAGGtgacaaaaagtcagaatgAAGAGCTGGAAAATGAAAACGCTCGATTACATGGTGAgttttcttttggatttttcaCAAAGTGTGTTGAGTTGAAGTGGAGGGCAAATGCACGTTTTCACCATCTTTGACTTGGGAATAACATTAGTAAGCAAGTAGCATCATCTttactgtgtttctttttaatgctTTGGTTGCATTCTCTGCCAGCTGTGATACGGGAGCTCAGGGAGGAGATCCGTGTAGTGCAGGGATACCTGGATGCAGCCAATGATGAAAACCAGGTATACACTAGGTTTACATTACCACATGCTgcaaatatgtatttattaattttacttcCTCCATCTTTTATTCATAAATTGTGAAAGTCATATTTAATCCTTCTTTGTGGCCATAGGAGCTCCGCTTGAAGATTCAAGAGAAGACACAGTACACTGTTGCTGGTTCCCAAGTGGAGAAACTAAAGTGAGCAAACGCTTAATGTATATCTAATTAGATTTATCTTTACTGCGTGTCTTATGTGttcatttgtcatttttccACAGGCAGCTGGAGTCCGAACTAGAGCGGCGTGTTTCTGAGCTTGAAACCACTCAAGATGCGCTGCGgcaaaaagaggaggaggtaTGCAAACTCCAGCAAGATCTGCAGTCAACAAAGGATGCTTTATGGGAAATGGAAAAGAAGTTGGAGAAACAAGAGCAGGAGCTGAAGTCTTCTATGAGTACCATGGAGGAGCAAATAAATTTAGCCAACCAAGATGTTCAAGAATCTCAAGCGACAGTAcgccaacaggaagcagagcTTTCTAGACTGAGGGAGGTGCTCCGGAGAACGGAGAGGGAGCTGGATGAGCGAGTGGCGCATCTTGAACAGAGGTGTCTGTTCTCCGAGGAAGAGAGAAGTATGTCCATCCTGAGCCAGTGGCTTTGGCTATTCAAGGTACAGAAAATAATTCCAGGTTTGTGAAATTCTTGTTTTTATATATCTTAGGCAAGACTCAGGAGGAGGGACTAAGGAGGGTGGAAGAGTTGAAGAAGGAGCTGGGATTGCTAAAGGAGGCTAAAAAAGAGGAGACAAAGAGATTCACTGAGCTCCAGGAAGAACATGCCAAGCTTACTGAGGAACTGGCAAAGGAAAGGGTGAGACAAACTTTTTCCTGTCTGTTgggtttgctgttgttttttgttaaccAAAACTCAGTGCAGTAACTTTTAAGCTGTAacttattgtttctttttttttcttttcacctctCCCTGCAGTCATTAGTGGACTCCCTATCTGTGCTAGTGGAGCAGGAGCGAGAGGATTCTGAGAATCGGTTCAGACAGCTAAAGGAAGAGATGGAGGAGGTCCTGGGAGAGCTTGCCCTTATGGAAGAACAGGAGCAGAAGAATCAGGAAATGACAGAGAGTCGGGAGACCCTCCGAAGGCTGCAGGAGGAAAATGAGGAGCTGGAGAGACAGCTGAGTGATACAAAAACACTTTTGGAGAGGTGAGCAACCAAAGGGCAAGCAAACTGATGGATGTCACTGCCCATGTGTTACTATTTAGACCCACTAGACTGGCAGCATGTCCTGGcatgcactgtaaataaagcgGGGAGAAAATAATTGCTGTGCATCAGTCCATCACAAGCGTGACAGAGTCAGTGGGTCACTGTCTATTTCTGTTTTTGACCAATTTAAAGTTTCCAAATGTACTGACTTCATCCTTGGTGTATAAAGGAAGGAGGGCACTTGGTGACCATGTTTTTTTGAGAGTCTGGTAAATGTAAGAGGTTTGGAGGGCCATGTCACTATAATATTGATGATGTGCACCTTGTAGTTAGGGCTGCAAGCGAGGATTTTATTACGACTCAAGGTTATTCCATACCATAGTCTAATTCTCTTATGGTATGTTTGCaccaaacacaaataaaagttTGGTAACACGAGAATATTCGCCGCAGTCGAGAAGATAATTGGAATGAAATTAAAGAAGCAGTTTCATGAGTAAACAGAAAGTCCTATTATTCAATACGTTCACTCCGTAACACTACATAAAAGTGAAGTTAAACCATAGAGCTGCAGTTCTCTTCAAATAGCATCAGTAAGCTCTTCCTCCAGTTTTGATAGTCAGTGGCATCAGGAGGAAATCCCAGCGGACGGGTTTTCACGAGGCAACATGAAGCGAATATTTTATGGAAGTTGAAGTATTCACCCCAAATCACCTTGTTACGTAGACTGTAGATGTATAAAATCAAAAAGTTTGCACTGCTATTGTTGCAAGCACAGTTATTCCATTATATTTTccagtattattatttatttattggtgtgtaaacaaaaaaaaaacaaaaaaaaaaatccaaacccaAAGATACagtattattaatttattaatgtttttagcAAGTTGAGGaagaaaaagtttaaaaaactgTCTCATCTATTTTTCTAAATGCAGTGTTACTTGATGCATTATGTGACCACTGATtgattttgtatattttttgatACTTCTGTCAACTGTTACAATGGATTGGGTGTTTTAGGAACGTAAGCTCAAgatgtgtctttttttgttttgtttgtttttaagtaaaAGCAATGACGTGACAGCTGTGAAAGAGGAGCATTTAGCGGTTGTGAGAGTGCTTGAAGAGGCGCACAGAAACTCCCTGAGCAAGATGGCAGAAACTGTCACGGAGCTGGAAAGGTGAGCGCTCGAGCGTCTGTGGTTCTTGGATGTGTCTCTTGAAAAGCCAGTTTGAtttgtgcttgctttaaacgtAGAATTCTGCCACAGCGTGGGTTTCACGGGATGCTCGTTTTAATTTTCAGTACCAGAGAGGCTTTAAGGGAAGCAAAGGAAAGGCAGAGAGAGCTAGAACTTGAAATTAAGGAGGTGATGCTCACAGGGTTTCaacagaaggaggaggagatcaAGAGAGTCAGGGAGTGGTTAAAAGAGCAGCAGGAGATACAGTTAGCTGGAGTGAAAGCCAGCAAGCAGATTTTGAGGTATCCTCAAAAAaagcacgtttttttttttttttcttttttttgtatctgTGTTAAAATAATTGTCACTTCTCTACCTTTCTCTTTGACTTTGTAGAATGTTGCTGGAGGTGCAGGCTTGCCTCGCACAAAAAGATGATGAGATGAAGGCCGCGGAGGCGAGCCACACTGTTCAGATCAGTCAGCTACAGCAGGAGGTACAGCTgcagaaaaaggagaaagaagacGCACTGGGACAACTGGGGGTAGAGAGAGGTCAGAGTGTAGCTCAGCTCcaaaaagagagggaaaaagcCCAGAAACTGCTGGAGGAGATCAGTGAGGAAAAGGGGGAAATGATGACACAACTCAAACAAGAAAGAGAGGAGAAGGTTAAAATTCAGATCGCCCTTCAGGACGAGAAGGAAGCATATGAGGTTGAAAGGAAAGACCACCAGCGGCTAAGGTCAGAGGTGATCAGACTACAGACTGAGCTCGAGAGATTAAAGGAGGAAAGGAAAGGTCTACTGTCTCAGGTAGAGCTCAGAGACCAATCTAAGGTGGATCTTGAAAATCAACTTAGCACAGCCGAG encodes:
- the hmmr gene encoding hyaluronan mediated motility receptor isoform X2 is translated as MSFSRAPLKRFNEHVGCAPPPGSYEIKTGDLKGAASFDKSDRFKPPKAADGAAMPPPPPSPSRNTLVSPVRRTLSLDVLPEGSSAKKDRNGMTAERKQQKLLEKEIRSLVQQRGEQDRRLLSLEEELKKVEAKLLAAIRERTGLTASVTTLERQRAELKKVNEFLKNKVSADTTKKRINSLTMELMEARNTLDVKNQEFSVLQINTEGQIKVLETDLQAARATLAALKDRNKDLEDLHQVTKSQNEELENENARLHAVIRELREEIRVVQGYLDAANDENQELRLKIQEKTQYTVAGSQVEKLKQLESELERRVSELETTQDALRQKEEEVCKLQQDLQSTKDALWEMEKKLEKQEQELKSSMSTMEEQINLANQDVQESQATVRQQEAELSRLREVLRRTERELDERVAHLEQRCLFSEEERSKTQEEGLRRVEELKKELGLLKEAKKEETKRFTELQEEHAKLTEELAKERSLVDSLSVLVEQEREDSENRFRQLKEEMEEVLGELALMEEQEQKNQEMTESRETLRRLQEENEELERQLSDTKTLLESKSNDVTAVKEEHLAVVRVLEEAHRNSLSKMAETVTELERMLLEVQACLAQKDDEMKAAEASHTVQISQLQQEVQLQKKEKEDALGQLGVERGQSVAQLQKEREKAQKLLEEISEEKGEMMTQLKQEREEKVKIQIALQDEKEAYEVERKDHQRLRSEVIRLQTELERLKEERKGLLSQVELRDQSKVDLENQLSTAEQARNLLQSRLDEVEQESESFQVQLGLAEEKTQALQRELDEVRQDGRALREQVEVLTQEKVTLQWELEEQRQELQRQITEAQENSSSSSETEHWKKQYEELFAKVKPFQEQLNAFAAERNALLNENGANQEELNKLADAYARLLGHQNQKQKIKHVVKLKDENISLKQEVSKLRSQVSRLKTDLEQVKSKLPGAPRRRFDPSKAFQHDKENRQTETSEPLKDGNHYGL
- the hmmr gene encoding hyaluronan mediated motility receptor isoform X1, with translation MSFSRAPLKRFNEHVGCAPPPGSYEIKTGDLKGAASFDKSDRFKPPKAADGAAMPPPPPSPSRNTLVSPVRRTLSLDVLPEGSSAKKDRNGMTAERKQQKLLEKEIRSLVQQRGEQDRRLLSLEEELKKVEAKLLAAIRERTGLTASVTTLERQRAELKKVNEFLKNKVSADTTKKRINSLTMELMEARNTLDVKNQEFSVLQINTEGQIKVLETDLQAARATLAALKDRNKDLEDLHQVTKSQNEELENENARLHAVIRELREEIRVVQGYLDAANDENQELRLKIQEKTQYTVAGSQVEKLKQLESELERRVSELETTQDALRQKEEEVCKLQQDLQSTKDALWEMEKKLEKQEQELKSSMSTMEEQINLANQDVQESQATVRQQEAELSRLREVLRRTERELDERVAHLEQRCLFSEEERSKTQEEGLRRVEELKKELGLLKEAKKEETKRFTELQEEHAKLTEELAKERSLVDSLSVLVEQEREDSENRFRQLKEEMEEVLGELALMEEQEQKNQEMTESRETLRRLQEENEELERQLSDTKTLLESKSNDVTAVKEEHLAVVRVLEEAHRNSLSKMAETVTELESTREALREAKERQRELELEIKEVMLTGFQQKEEEIKRVREWLKEQQEIQLAGVKASKQILRMLLEVQACLAQKDDEMKAAEASHTVQISQLQQEVQLQKKEKEDALGQLGVERGQSVAQLQKEREKAQKLLEEISEEKGEMMTQLKQEREEKVKIQIALQDEKEAYEVERKDHQRLRSEVIRLQTELERLKEERKGLLSQVELRDQSKVDLENQLSTAEQARNLLQSRLDEVEQESESFQVQLGLAEEKTQALQRELDEVRQDGRALREQVEVLTQEKVTLQWELEEQRQELQRQITEAQENSSSSSETEHWKKQYEELFAKVKPFQEQLNAFAAERNALLNENGANQEELNKLADAYARLLGHQNQKQKIKHVVKLKDENISLKQEVSKLRSQVSRLKTDLEQVKSKLPGAPRRRFDPSKAFQHDKENRQTETSEPLKDGNHYGL